DNA sequence from the Gordonia polyisoprenivorans genome:
GGATCGAGGCCGGTGGTCGGCTCGTCGAGGAACAGTAGCGGCGGGGTGTCGATGAGACTGGCCGCGAGATCCAGGCGGCGACGCATGCCCCCGGAGAAGTTCTTCAGCGGCCGGTCGGCGGCGTCGGTGAGAGAGAACTCGTCGAGGAGTTCCTCGGCGCGTGACTTCGCGGCCTTGCGGGAGAAACCGAGGAGCCGGGCGAAGACGACGAGGTTCTGGGTGGCAGTGAGATCCTCGTCGACCGAGGCGTACTGCCCGGTGACACCGACGAGCGAGCGGACCGCGACCGCGTCGGAGACGACGTCGTATCCGAAGACCGTCGCCGACCCCGCATCGGGTTTCAGGAGGGTGGCCAGCATGCTGACCGTTGTGGTCTTGCCGGCGCCGTTGGGGCCGAGGACGCCATAGACCGAACCGGTGGGGACGGCCAGGTCCACGCCGTCGACGGCGCGGTTGTTACCGAAGGTCTTGACCAGGCCGTGAGCGTCGATGGCGAGGTCGGTGGTCCGAGCCGCGCCACCCGGAGCCGGGCTGGTGTGCAGTGCTGTGGTCATGGACACCACTGTGCCCGGTGCTGCTGTCGTCGCGCTTACGTCGGCTTACGCGTGGTGTCGGCGACCGACAGCGCGACGATCTCTGC
Encoded proteins:
- a CDS encoding ATP-binding cassette domain-containing protein, giving the protein MTTALHTSPAPGGAARTTDLAIDAHGLVKTFGNNRAVDGVDLAVPTGSVYGVLGPNGAGKTTTVSMLATLLKPDAGSATVFGYDVVSDAVAVRSLVGVTGQYASVDEDLTATQNLVVFARLLGFSRKAAKSRAEELLDEFSLTDAADRPLKNFSGGMRRRLDLAASLIDTPPLLFLDEPTTGLDPRTRAQMWDTIRNLVRGGSTVLLTTQYLDEADQLADRIAVIDHGRVIADDTADGLKNSIGAATLQLRPADRADAPRVAEIVEQMLGEPAALSAEAGRVSASLHRPDLVPDILIAMREQDITVDEINVQKPSLDEVFMTLTGKPAETDTDTPTDDSTEETQS